In Fibrobacter sp. UWB15, one genomic interval encodes:
- a CDS encoding acyl-[acyl-carrier-protein] thioesterase has protein sequence MMSEITDLKFTVRFSDCDEYGRLKLSRLFQFMEEAAIADAERGGFGLWRMIKAGYTSAITRMKVRINHTPLMGEELSVSTWIKEIYKDKVVLKDYAVVDSQGHALAEGTSSWILVNLKTGFAEPPSNSPYPFPIQLEKSAMPEMLSVLPMGEDPQLVYTERARNSDLDLNHHVNHCRYVEWILDCLSKEEIKERGIRSLQLNFVNQVPLGANVNIIRFKDTNHHVVFFGMNADMEKSPTTNRCHFQARVGFRE, from the coding sequence ATGATGAGCGAAATCACAGACCTCAAATTCACCGTACGCTTTTCGGACTGCGACGAATACGGCAGACTCAAGCTTTCGCGCCTGTTCCAGTTTATGGAAGAGGCCGCCATCGCTGACGCCGAACGGGGCGGATTTGGCCTGTGGCGCATGATCAAGGCCGGCTACACTTCGGCCATTACTCGCATGAAGGTCCGCATCAATCACACTCCGCTCATGGGCGAAGAACTCAGCGTTTCCACCTGGATCAAGGAAATCTACAAAGACAAGGTAGTCCTCAAAGACTACGCCGTTGTCGATAGCCAAGGTCACGCTTTGGCCGAAGGCACTTCTTCTTGGATTCTCGTGAACTTGAAGACCGGCTTTGCAGAACCGCCGTCAAACAGTCCGTACCCCTTCCCCATTCAGCTTGAAAAGAGCGCCATGCCCGAGATGCTCTCGGTTTTGCCCATGGGTGAAGACCCGCAATTAGTTTATACAGAACGCGCCCGCAATAGCGACCTGGACTTGAATCACCATGTGAATCATTGCCGCTACGTGGAATGGATTTTGGACTGTTTAAGCAAAGAAGAAATCAAGGAACGCGGCATCCGCTCGCTGCAGCTGAACTTTGTGAACCAGGTGCCGCTCGGCGCGAACGTGAACATCATCCGCTTTAAGGATACGAACCACCACGTCGTATTCTTCGGCATGAACGCCGACATGGAAAAGAGCCCCACCACAAACCGCTGCCACTTTCAGGCCCGCGTAGGTTTCAGGGAATAA
- a CDS encoding glycoside hydrolase family 9 protein, with protein sequence MLKFGLKQYAAVVLSLTSAAFAATAYINQIGYRVGDAKEFALVDGNGDVEIVDASGATVLKVTPSAASNWEPSGQNVQLVDFSELNVPGTYSIKVGGQELRKDLKIAANTYEDVTKASLKWYYYQRASMALEETYAGQWKRAAGHTNASVQLHNSTGESGSINSTKGWYDAGDYGRYIVNSGITTYTLLSLFEHFPDYFKTLKWNIPADGTLPDLLAEIKYNLDWMLTMQASDGGVYHKLTSLGFPGDVMPADDIDPIYVIGKGSAATFDFAAVMAVAARVYKPFDASYASKCLEAAKKAYAWGAQNPNKSYSNPNGVQTGEYGDRWLGDEKEFASTELFVSTGDASYKPNNASGNIPSWADVGGLATYGMATHATELGNTAQAAKDSLLKVADNFVNRAQTGFGVVMAKNDFVWGSNAVAGNQGVWLLHAYYLTGEAKYYQAAVKVLDYLLGKNPLDMSFLTGFGTKSAKKPHHRPSTSDKVKDPVPGMIVGGPQPGGEDIGSETWECKDYRTGFPATSYVDNNCSYASNEVAINWNAPFAYLAGAIEAINHGYAPSFAVDGVARSTDAIKPAVARKAHVKQGPQLRFVDQKLYVEKNGKRFNLKGHRVK encoded by the coding sequence ATGTTGAAATTTGGCTTAAAACAGTATGCTGCTGTCGTACTTTCTCTTACGTCTGCGGCTTTTGCTGCTACAGCGTACATTAACCAGATTGGTTACCGCGTAGGTGATGCCAAGGAATTTGCCCTGGTTGACGGTAACGGCGATGTTGAAATTGTGGACGCAAGTGGTGCGACCGTTTTGAAGGTGACTCCGTCTGCGGCTTCGAATTGGGAACCCAGCGGTCAGAATGTCCAGTTGGTCGATTTCTCGGAATTGAATGTTCCGGGTACTTATTCTATCAAGGTGGGTGGTCAGGAACTTCGCAAGGACCTCAAGATTGCGGCCAACACTTATGAAGACGTTACCAAGGCTTCTTTGAAGTGGTATTACTACCAGCGTGCCTCCATGGCTTTGGAAGAAACCTACGCCGGTCAGTGGAAGCGTGCCGCCGGTCATACTAATGCAAGCGTGCAGCTCCATAACTCTACCGGCGAATCCGGTTCCATCAATTCGACCAAGGGTTGGTACGATGCCGGTGACTATGGTCGCTACATTGTGAACTCGGGCATTACCACTTACACGCTCCTTTCGTTGTTTGAACACTTCCCGGACTATTTCAAGACACTCAAGTGGAACATTCCGGCTGACGGAACTCTCCCGGACTTGCTCGCCGAAATCAAGTACAACTTGGACTGGATGCTTACCATGCAGGCCTCTGATGGTGGCGTTTACCATAAGCTGACTTCTCTCGGATTCCCGGGTGACGTGATGCCGGCAGACGATATCGATCCGATTTACGTGATTGGTAAGGGCTCGGCTGCCACGTTTGACTTTGCCGCAGTGATGGCTGTAGCTGCCCGTGTGTACAAGCCGTTCGATGCTTCTTATGCTAGCAAGTGCCTCGAAGCTGCCAAGAAGGCTTATGCCTGGGGCGCCCAGAACCCGAACAAGTCTTACAGCAACCCGAATGGTGTGCAGACGGGTGAATATGGCGACCGCTGGCTCGGTGATGAAAAGGAATTTGCCTCTACGGAACTCTTTGTTTCTACCGGCGATGCCTCTTACAAGCCGAACAATGCTTCGGGAAATATCCCGAGTTGGGCCGATGTGGGTGGCCTTGCAACTTACGGCATGGCTACGCATGCGACCGAATTAGGCAATACAGCTCAGGCCGCCAAGGATTCCTTGCTCAAGGTGGCCGACAACTTTGTGAATCGCGCCCAGACGGGTTTCGGTGTCGTGATGGCTAAGAACGACTTTGTGTGGGGCTCTAACGCTGTTGCTGGCAACCAGGGCGTATGGCTGTTGCACGCCTACTACCTGACTGGCGAAGCCAAGTACTACCAGGCTGCAGTCAAGGTGCTGGATTACCTGCTTGGTAAGAACCCGCTCGACATGTCTTTCTTGACTGGTTTTGGTACAAAGTCCGCCAAGAAGCCGCACCACCGCCCGAGTACATCTGATAAGGTGAAGGATCCTGTGCCGGGAATGATTGTGGGTGGCCCGCAGCCCGGTGGCGAAGACATCGGTTCTGAAACTTGGGAATGCAAGGACTATAGAACCGGTTTCCCGGCAACCTCTTATGTCGACAACAACTGCAGCTACGCTTCGAACGAAGTGGCTATCAACTGGAATGCCCCGTTTGCGTACCTCGCTGGCGCTATCGAAGCAATTAACCACGGTTATGCTCCTAGCTTTGCTGTGGACGGTGTCGCTCGCAGTACCGATGCTATCAAGCCCGCTGTCGCTCGCAAGGCTCACGTGAAGCAGGGCCCGCAGCTCCGCTTTGTTGACCAGAAGCTCTATGTCGAAAAGAACGGCAAGCGCTTCAACCTGAAGGGACATCGGGTTAAGTAG
- the aroA gene encoding 3-phosphoshikimate 1-carboxyvinyltransferase, with translation MDTPFFRPSHIQIPALSSYNGELRVPGSKSITNRVLLVSALAEGTTRLHNLLKSDDTRYMGEALKALGVKAEMTDDFTEAVIEGNGAPIDAPSVLMENDNYVAGLYLGNAGTAMRSLCAALALGRGVFHLSGEERMKERPIRDLVDALRMLGADIDYMETDGFPPVCINAHGLKGGSVTVRGNISSQYLTALLICAPYAESPLHIHVEGDLISAPYILLTLDVMKHFGIEVKHADLKDFYVPQGVYKSPGDYMVEGDASSASYPLAAAAIAGGKVRVLGVGSECRQGDIAFVDVLKKMGANIAMGPDWVECVGPQGKLKSLGEFNAIEIPDAAMTVAVLALFADAPMTISGIASWRVKETDRIAAMAAELRKVGAEVRETNDSITITPPAELQPATIETYNDHRMAMCFSLVALGGVPIKIMDPACINKTYPRYFEDFLRIAH, from the coding sequence ATGGATACACCTTTTTTTCGCCCCAGTCATATTCAGATTCCTGCTTTGTCGTCTTATAACGGAGAACTTCGCGTTCCGGGTTCCAAGAGTATTACTAATCGAGTGCTTTTGGTGTCGGCCCTTGCCGAAGGAACCACCCGCTTGCACAACTTGTTGAAAAGCGATGACACCCGCTACATGGGCGAGGCTCTTAAGGCTCTTGGAGTCAAGGCGGAAATGACCGACGACTTTACCGAAGCCGTAATCGAAGGTAATGGCGCTCCTATCGATGCTCCGTCTGTCCTGATGGAAAATGACAACTATGTGGCAGGCCTTTATCTGGGAAACGCAGGTACAGCCATGCGTTCGCTTTGTGCCGCGCTAGCTTTGGGTAGAGGCGTGTTCCATTTGAGTGGCGAAGAACGTATGAAGGAACGTCCTATCCGCGACTTGGTCGACGCACTCCGTATGCTGGGGGCCGATATCGACTATATGGAAACGGACGGGTTCCCGCCGGTGTGTATTAACGCTCACGGTCTCAAGGGGGGCTCTGTTACGGTGCGTGGCAATATTTCGAGCCAGTACCTGACGGCTCTCTTGATTTGCGCTCCCTATGCAGAATCCCCGCTCCACATTCATGTGGAAGGCGACCTGATTTCTGCCCCGTATATTCTGTTGACTCTGGACGTCATGAAACATTTCGGCATCGAAGTCAAGCATGCCGACCTCAAGGATTTTTATGTGCCCCAGGGCGTTTACAAGTCTCCGGGCGACTATATGGTCGAAGGTGATGCAAGCTCCGCCAGTTATCCGCTTGCTGCCGCGGCTATTGCAGGTGGTAAGGTCCGCGTGCTGGGTGTAGGCTCCGAATGCCGCCAAGGTGATATCGCTTTTGTCGATGTGCTCAAGAAGATGGGTGCAAACATTGCCATGGGCCCCGATTGGGTCGAATGTGTTGGCCCCCAGGGCAAGCTCAAGAGCCTCGGCGAATTCAACGCTATCGAAATTCCCGATGCGGCCATGACCGTTGCAGTGCTTGCCTTGTTTGCCGACGCCCCCATGACCATTTCGGGGATTGCCAGCTGGCGCGTCAAAGAGACGGACCGCATTGCGGCCATGGCGGCTGAACTTCGCAAAGTGGGCGCCGAAGTCCGCGAAACTAACGATTCCATTACGATTACGCCGCCGGCTGAATTGCAGCCCGCGACTATCGAAACTTATAACGACCATCGCATGGCCATGTGCTTTAGCCTGGTGGCTCTGGGCGGTGTTCCGATCAAGATTATGGATCCGGCTTGCATTAATAAGACGTATCCGCGCTACTTTGAAGACTTTTTGAGAATTGCCCACTAG
- a CDS encoding alpha/beta hydrolase, which produces MNKIIAAATCLAVAVSAFAQGFGGQQGQGKMEYSEKFADLNYANDGKTFHTLDIYLPKETKDAYPVVIHTYGSAWSMNNQKGSADLNTICAALLKAGYAVVTPNHRSASDAIYPAQLHDLKAVVRFIRGNAAKYKIDTSFIAMSGFSSGGHLSSLVATTCGLKEGKSGSVTVDLVGSLGEFTKFSSCIDAASLWSPPTDIYTMNPINNFMGSGTYEGAFIGAEREGNKDKWMVASSPYYASEDDPPIILFHGTSDQIVNKEQSQELYDSLKKHNVVTELVSVSGGTHGGSEMYVDENLNKMISFFNTAREAKSQIVEPLDTAKVDTSATDSSVTDTLDNDSVQTRLPSSWKQLAHVGLVGNKLVAFGNGGEYRCAIVSMNGAIVWRGDFRGSLDLSWLPSGAYAIVVSFPSGIQKSLKFAKK; this is translated from the coding sequence ATGAACAAAATTATAGCGGCGGCGACCTGCCTTGCTGTAGCGGTTTCTGCGTTTGCACAAGGTTTTGGCGGTCAACAAGGCCAAGGCAAAATGGAGTATTCCGAAAAATTTGCCGACTTGAATTACGCGAACGACGGAAAGACCTTCCATACATTGGATATCTACCTGCCCAAAGAAACGAAGGATGCTTATCCGGTTGTGATTCACACTTACGGTAGCGCCTGGAGCATGAACAATCAAAAGGGTTCTGCCGATTTGAATACGATTTGCGCGGCGCTCCTGAAGGCAGGCTATGCGGTGGTGACTCCGAACCATCGTTCTGCAAGCGATGCCATTTACCCGGCGCAGTTGCATGATCTTAAGGCCGTAGTGCGCTTTATTCGTGGTAATGCAGCGAAATACAAAATCGATACATCTTTTATCGCCATGTCCGGTTTTTCGTCGGGCGGACATCTCTCCAGTTTGGTCGCTACAACCTGTGGCTTGAAAGAAGGCAAGTCCGGTTCCGTAACGGTGGACTTGGTGGGCTCCCTGGGGGAGTTCACCAAGTTCAGTAGCTGTATCGATGCGGCGTCGCTTTGGTCTCCTCCGACCGATATTTACACCATGAATCCTATCAATAATTTCATGGGTAGCGGAACTTACGAAGGCGCCTTCATCGGTGCCGAGCGCGAAGGCAACAAGGATAAGTGGATGGTAGCCAGTTCGCCGTACTATGCCAGCGAAGACGACCCGCCTATTATCTTGTTCCATGGAACTTCGGACCAAATTGTAAACAAGGAACAAAGCCAGGAACTTTATGATTCTCTGAAAAAGCATAATGTCGTGACGGAACTTGTTTCGGTGTCGGGAGGAACCCATGGTGGTTCCGAAATGTATGTCGACGAAAACTTGAACAAAATGATCAGTTTCTTCAATACGGCTCGTGAAGCAAAATCGCAGATTGTCGAACCTTTGGATACGGCGAAGGTAGATACCTCCGCAACGGATTCCTCGGTTACCGATACTTTGGATAACGACTCCGTGCAGACTCGTCTGCCTTCGAGCTGGAAGCAGCTGGCTCATGTCGGCTTGGTCGGTAACAAGTTGGTGGCCTTCGGGAATGGCGGCGAATACCGTTGCGCCATCGTCTCCATGAACGGGGCAATTGTCTGGAGGGGTGATTTCCGCGGGTCTCTGGACCTGTCGTGGCTGCCTTCCGGGGCGTATGCCATTGTTGTTTCATTCCCGTCTGGAATACAAAAAAGCTTGAAATTTGCGAAAAAATAA
- the dacB gene encoding D-alanyl-D-alanine carboxypeptidase/D-alanyl-D-alanine-endopeptidase, whose protein sequence is MRNIFALIGFFTTVALANFQLDSFQVYVDSVVPGARYGLSIRSVKTGQELGNIRGDEKFTPASTLKTLTTAAAVHYLPLDYAPKTEVSLNGSVRKKTFVGTVNVRGGGDPNFSGRYYADPFHMIYAMADSIHALGIDSISGKITLDSSYYKGPWRAEHWRKNFYDAWYGAEIAPLGFNDNCTMIRFKPGQKVGDLARAEVVPDVGYVVLKNEMVTVPGKKRKWTWALDSAKPEITIGGAIGIGVDSSQLVLPVRNPIAYFKAAFIHALKERGIAFKEQPNVQEGIQIASYTYSAAPFLSILDEINQRSQNLHAETIFRNLGAQKTGVGSVESGRAMEMKFLAEMGIDSADFEVWDGCGLSPKNKVKPSTETKLLAKMARHPKGSYYINSFAGPGIGTGGKRMLDLPYPWLTRFKTGFIGEVHGLVGYIYTLDGDTLAVAMYLNETGKNPDSQLKDVLDTLWSRLVYRTNDNYASLMRMKQMWLAAQNVAGLTARLDYFSKSMKGTPYKLGPMGESYVDSIENKPLVYMDSVDCVTYLEHVLAMALSPNENEIFNTLQKIRYKDGKIGYVNRKHYLLADWVSDSKFARVMQVPGDTVVKRTMPKQNFFKAKKIKYETPDAPMDLRYLPYNRAVEMASKPYAGPLMVTGVAFVASANDLDATHTGFVIFRNGELPKLRHAAWKKQVIELSLKDYLASRKGKLPGITLFEFLKQ, encoded by the coding sequence ATGCGAAATATTTTTGCCTTAATTGGATTCTTTACAACTGTCGCTCTTGCCAATTTTCAATTGGATTCTTTCCAGGTGTACGTGGATTCGGTGGTGCCTGGCGCCCGTTACGGACTCTCGATACGATCGGTTAAAACGGGCCAAGAATTAGGTAACATTCGCGGAGATGAAAAGTTTACGCCTGCAAGTACGCTCAAGACTTTGACGACTGCGGCGGCGGTTCACTACTTGCCGCTCGATTACGCGCCCAAGACCGAAGTTTCTCTGAACGGTAGCGTGCGCAAAAAGACTTTTGTCGGAACCGTCAATGTCCGTGGCGGTGGCGATCCGAATTTTTCGGGCCGCTATTATGCAGACCCGTTCCATATGATTTATGCCATGGCTGATTCGATTCATGCTTTAGGGATAGATTCCATTTCGGGTAAGATTACTCTAGATTCCAGCTATTACAAGGGCCCGTGGCGCGCCGAACACTGGCGCAAGAATTTTTATGATGCCTGGTACGGTGCCGAAATTGCACCGCTCGGATTTAACGACAATTGCACCATGATTCGATTTAAGCCCGGCCAGAAGGTGGGTGATTTGGCTCGTGCCGAAGTGGTGCCTGACGTTGGCTATGTCGTTTTGAAAAATGAAATGGTGACGGTTCCGGGTAAAAAGCGCAAGTGGACTTGGGCGCTCGATTCTGCAAAACCCGAAATCACGATAGGTGGCGCCATCGGTATCGGCGTGGATTCCAGTCAGCTGGTGCTCCCGGTGCGTAACCCGATTGCGTACTTTAAGGCCGCCTTCATTCACGCTCTCAAGGAACGCGGGATAGCCTTCAAGGAGCAGCCCAATGTGCAGGAGGGAATCCAGATTGCCTCTTACACTTATTCGGCGGCACCGTTCCTCAGCATTCTCGACGAAATCAATCAACGCAGCCAGAACTTGCATGCCGAAACGATCTTCCGCAATTTGGGCGCCCAAAAAACAGGTGTCGGAAGTGTTGAAAGCGGCCGCGCGATGGAAATGAAATTCCTTGCCGAAATGGGAATTGATTCTGCTGACTTCGAAGTCTGGGACGGTTGCGGACTTTCACCCAAGAACAAGGTGAAGCCTTCTACCGAGACCAAGTTGCTTGCAAAGATGGCGCGCCACCCCAAGGGCAGCTACTACATCAACAGTTTTGCGGGCCCCGGAATCGGTACCGGCGGCAAGCGCATGCTTGATTTGCCGTACCCCTGGCTCACTCGATTCAAGACTGGCTTTATCGGCGAAGTCCACGGCCTGGTAGGCTACATTTATACGCTCGATGGCGATACCCTTGCGGTGGCCATGTACTTGAACGAAACGGGCAAGAATCCGGATTCCCAGTTGAAAGATGTGCTGGATACCTTGTGGAGCAGACTGGTGTACCGCACCAACGATAATTACGCCTCTCTCATGAGAATGAAGCAGATGTGGCTTGCCGCCCAGAATGTGGCTGGCCTTACGGCAAGGTTGGATTATTTTTCGAAGTCCATGAAGGGTACGCCGTATAAGCTTGGCCCTATGGGCGAAAGCTACGTTGACTCCATCGAAAACAAGCCGCTGGTGTACATGGATTCGGTCGACTGCGTGACGTATCTGGAACATGTTCTTGCGATGGCCCTGTCGCCGAACGAAAACGAAATTTTCAATACGCTCCAAAAGATCCGCTACAAGGACGGTAAAATCGGTTACGTGAACCGCAAACATTACCTGCTGGCCGACTGGGTGAGCGATAGCAAGTTTGCTCGCGTGATGCAGGTGCCGGGCGATACCGTTGTCAAACGCACGATGCCCAAGCAGAATTTCTTCAAGGCGAAAAAGATCAAGTACGAAACTCCGGATGCTCCGATGGACTTGCGCTACTTGCCTTACAATCGTGCGGTAGAAATGGCTTCAAAACCTTACGCAGGCCCTCTGATGGTGACGGGGGTTGCCTTTGTCGCAAGTGCAAATGACTTGGATGCGACGCATACGGGCTTCGTGATTTTCCGCAACGGGGAACTCCCGAAGCTGCGCCATGCTGCGTGGAAAAAGCAGGTGATTGAACTTTCGCTGAAAGACTACCTGGCGAGCCGCAAGGGTAAGCTTCCGGGAATCACGCTGTTCGAATTCCTGAAACAATAA
- the dxr gene encoding 1-deoxy-D-xylulose-5-phosphate reductoisomerase — MKNVVLLGATGSIGTSSVDVIHQHSDIFNLYAVAANSSVAKVAEIVRKYKVERVCMFDPNAAKELEKEIGMKVLAGMEGLCELAADPKADIIINSLMGAVGCLPTITAIEHGKHVALANKETMVMAGPVIWDKLAENPKSFITPIDSEHSAIFQCLEGGKREHEVEFLEITASGGPFREWPIEKFEDITVADALNHPVWSMGKKITIDSASMMNKGLEVLEAHFLFHIPYDQIKVVVHPQSMVHSLVQFRDGSLMAQLGAPDMRIPIQVALTWPDRLPLDTKRIDLPTLAKLTFFEPDFNKFRCLALAFEAGRRGGIVPSMMNAANEVLVDAFLKGNLKFTDIPRHVETIMAGAPNVTGHLTLDQVLEADAEARRLTLDLIK; from the coding sequence ATGAAAAACGTAGTTCTTCTCGGTGCGACCGGTTCTATCGGTACTTCTAGCGTCGATGTCATTCATCAGCATTCCGATATCTTCAATCTTTACGCCGTTGCGGCCAACAGCAGTGTAGCCAAAGTTGCCGAAATCGTGCGCAAGTACAAGGTCGAACGCGTGTGCATGTTCGATCCGAATGCTGCGAAGGAACTTGAAAAAGAAATCGGTATGAAGGTGCTCGCCGGTATGGAAGGCCTGTGCGAACTCGCCGCAGACCCGAAGGCCGACATCATCATCAACTCGTTGATGGGTGCCGTTGGTTGCCTCCCGACCATTACCGCTATCGAACACGGCAAGCATGTTGCCCTTGCAAACAAAGAAACCATGGTCATGGCCGGCCCGGTCATTTGGGACAAGCTTGCCGAAAATCCGAAGTCCTTTATCACGCCGATTGACTCCGAACACAGCGCCATTTTCCAGTGCCTCGAAGGCGGCAAGCGCGAACACGAAGTGGAATTTCTTGAAATTACGGCATCCGGTGGTCCCTTCCGCGAATGGCCCATTGAAAAGTTCGAAGACATCACCGTGGCCGATGCCTTGAATCACCCGGTGTGGAGCATGGGCAAGAAGATTACCATCGACTCTGCTTCTATGATGAACAAGGGTCTCGAAGTGCTCGAAGCTCACTTCCTCTTCCACATTCCGTACGACCAGATCAAGGTGGTGGTTCACCCGCAGTCCATGGTGCATTCGCTGGTGCAGTTCCGCGACGGCTCCCTCATGGCCCAGCTCGGTGCCCCCGACATGCGCATTCCGATTCAGGTGGCGCTCACGTGGCCCGACCGTCTGCCGCTCGATACCAAGCGCATTGATCTGCCGACGCTTGCGAAGCTGACCTTCTTTGAACCGGACTTCAACAAGTTCCGCTGCCTTGCCTTGGCTTTTGAAGCGGGCCGCCGTGGCGGTATCGTGCCTTCGATGATGAATGCTGCGAACGAAGTCCTCGTTGACGCCTTCCTTAAAGGTAACCTCAAGTTTACGGATATCCCGCGCCATGTGGAAACCATTATGGCCGGTGCCCCGAACGTGACGGGTCACCTGACGCTCGACCAGGTGCTCGAAGCCGACGCCGAAGCCCGTCGCCTGACGCTTGACCTGATTAAGTAA
- a CDS encoding extracellular solute-binding protein, with translation MKKRICGIALFVMTLALCGIAHAMPELKAMPTPPDTLVLWVMDQDINAGAALQKLMKKYTRQSGTPVKIRFVDWGVAFAELNKVLVNDAGPGTDFPDVLQLGSSWVPYFAKAGMISPVTELLDAVDTSRFYPEAMKSGHVGRDTLVYSIPWFLDIRGFFANERIWLELGLHDSEIETYPQFFGVLRAISEAKVTNRQDVEVVPFEFGVKDDWTGYQQMSPFLWNYGGDFVAEVDSGYRSALADPLTLVGLCFYLKLLRDHDVSPYNLKENSAQSADRFVRSEQLMIFGTSELIRKIEFDTEMGGLRDSPLAKDGLITVTGPKGPYGNFSFVGGSHLTLPKNSNPIKHAKARDLFLFMLRADNIDFYSRQCGFIPPDKSLIRIWMQDPRYNHLIDGLENHGRSSQNIPEWSEIEMTVNSMVSAIASTLLKQDSSVNEEIASHVFDAHQKINGILGYKDPETESAVKRRILAALETPVEETKYEKGFGSVSVQPEFSLRLIVVISLGAVAVVLLLVFSIRRFRKR, from the coding sequence ATGAAGAAGCGTATTTGCGGCATAGCTTTATTTGTGATGACACTCGCCTTGTGCGGGATTGCTCATGCTATGCCGGAACTGAAGGCCATGCCGACACCTCCCGATACGCTTGTGCTTTGGGTGATGGACCAGGATATCAATGCTGGCGCCGCTCTTCAGAAACTCATGAAAAAGTACACGCGCCAAAGCGGAACTCCGGTCAAGATTCGGTTCGTGGATTGGGGAGTCGCCTTCGCCGAACTCAACAAGGTCTTGGTAAACGACGCTGGCCCGGGGACCGATTTCCCGGATGTGTTGCAACTGGGCTCGAGCTGGGTGCCGTACTTTGCCAAGGCCGGCATGATTAGCCCTGTCACAGAATTGTTAGACGCTGTCGATACAAGTCGCTTTTATCCGGAGGCCATGAAATCTGGTCATGTCGGTCGCGATACTCTAGTGTACTCGATTCCGTGGTTCCTCGACATTCGTGGGTTCTTCGCGAACGAACGTATTTGGTTGGAACTGGGGCTGCATGATTCCGAAATCGAAACTTACCCGCAGTTCTTTGGCGTGCTTCGGGCCATTTCGGAAGCCAAAGTGACTAACCGGCAAGATGTTGAGGTGGTGCCGTTTGAATTTGGCGTGAAGGACGACTGGACGGGCTATCAGCAGATGTCTCCGTTCCTCTGGAATTACGGCGGTGACTTCGTTGCAGAAGTCGATAGCGGTTACCGCAGTGCCCTAGCAGACCCATTGACGCTGGTGGGACTTTGTTTTTATTTGAAATTGTTGCGCGACCATGACGTATCGCCGTACAACCTCAAGGAAAATTCGGCCCAGAGTGCAGACCGCTTTGTGCGTTCCGAACAGTTGATGATTTTTGGTACGTCCGAATTGATCCGCAAAATTGAATTCGACACGGAAATGGGCGGCTTGAGAGATAGCCCGCTCGCCAAAGACGGCTTGATTACGGTGACCGGTCCCAAGGGCCCGTACGGCAATTTCTCGTTTGTGGGCGGAAGCCATTTGACGCTCCCAAAGAACAGCAACCCGATCAAGCATGCAAAGGCCCGCGACTTGTTCCTGTTCATGCTCCGTGCAGACAATATCGATTTCTATTCTAGACAGTGCGGCTTCATTCCGCCCGACAAGAGCTTGATTCGAATCTGGATGCAGGATCCTCGCTACAATCATTTGATTGACGGTCTCGAAAATCATGGCCGTAGTAGCCAGAACATTCCGGAATGGAGCGAGATCGAAATGACGGTGAACAGCATGGTGTCTGCCATTGCGAGTACATTGCTCAAGCAAGATTCTTCCGTGAACGAAGAAATTGCGAGTCACGTGTTTGATGCTCACCAGAAAATCAATGGCATTTTGGGGTACAAAGACCCCGAAACGGAATCCGCTGTAAAGCGCCGTATTCTTGCGGCTTTGGAAACCCCGGTCGAAGAAACCAAGTACGAAAAGGGTTTCGGTTCGGTCAGCGTGCAGCCTGAATTTAGCTTGCGGCTTATTGTGGTGATTTCTTTGGGAGCTGTTGCGGTCGTGTTATTGTTGGTGTTCTCTATTCGTCGGTTCCGCAAGCGCTAG